The genomic region GTATTGCTGATGTTCAGTATGATCACCATGAGCGGTTTAAACTTGATTTATCAAAGCGGAAAAATTGCAGAACGCGATGTTGTCATTATCGCAGCATCGCTCGGCGTTGCCTTCGGTTTAAGCAATGTACAAGAAGTTATGCAGCACTTACCGATGTGGTTCCAGAATATCTTTAAACAGGCCATCGTCGGCGCCTTTGTTACCGCGCTTATTTTGAATCTCTTGTTGCCTAAATCAAAAGAGGATTAACCGATTTGAGCATATTGCCGCACAAGAATAAACCTTCCAATGATCCTGACAATTTCGACGCCGGTAGGCCGATCGTTTCGGAACTTGGAAAACGGATATTCTTTGTTACCGGCGAACGGGGCTGCGGAAAATCTACGTTTCTTGCAGCCCTTATACAAAAGTTCAACCTGCAGCCATCAGGCTTTATTACAAAAAGAGAAGCGCCGCCGGAGTGTGCAGTGTATATGCATCAGGTTGTCACCGGTACCGCAAGATACCGGTATACAACCGGCAACAAAGTCGGAATATGTCCCCAGCAAAAACCGGTCGGTTTTGCCCCGGTATTTGATACATTCGGGGTTATGTGTTTGAAGCAAGCGAAGGAGGTAATACTTTCTTCGATTGGCGGCGAACATTCCGACGCCGATTGCGATGCAGCGTCACTGTCCCCTACCCTGCCGGTAATCTTAATGGATGAACTCGGCTTTATGGAAGCGGAGGCGGATTTCTTTTTCCGCACCGTATGCGATCTGCTTTCCGACTCCCGCTATTATATCATCGGCGTCGTAAAGCCGCGGGGAACTCGCTTTCTGTCCGTCTTGGAACATAAGCCGGAAGCCGTAGTATTCCATTTGACGGTACAAAATAGAGCAGAACTGTATGAACGGCTTGGGCGAGCGCAAAGTTTTGCATCATTTTTAGATACTGCGGAAATCGGAGTTCCAAACGATAACAAATGATGCCGAGTAATATGCAAACAATCTCGACAGTGTCCGAAAACAACAATACCGGCAGCCCCATCAAACTCCCCACTGCAATTCTCCTTGCAGGAGGACTGTCAACCCGCATGGGCTGCTGTAAACAGCTGCTCCCGCTTTGCGGAAAACCCTTAATCGGATACGTCATTGAAACATTACTTGAAGCAGGTATTACCCATCTGGTGATCACGGTAAATGCCGAAACACAGCAGCCCATAACAAAAATGATAGCGCAGCTGACACAAATCAAATCTACGCAAAAACCACCTGTGCACAACGGATGCCAAAAGAGCCTTGACGCCGGCAACGCAACCCGCCAATCATTCCACTGTGATATTGCCTTTAATCCGGATCCGGCGCGGGGACAGGGACATTCGGCGGCTCTTGCAGTACAAGCTGCGTGCCGCGGCTATGCGGAAGCTCTTGCAGTAAACACAGCCGCTCCCCTTCATCACCCAAGCGGCTTTTTATTCTGCACCGCCGATCAGCCTTTTTTGCAAGCCGACAGTATCCGCGACCTCTGCACCGTCTTTCAAAATAATCCCAACCACATTGTTTCTGCGGCCTTTAACGGCAAGCACTGTTCTCCGGTTATCTTTCCGGCGGCACTAGCCGGTGAGCTCAGCCGCTTGGACGGAAGTATCGGTGGCAGAACCGTGATGAACGCTCACCCTGATCTGATTCTACCCTCCCCGCTCCGCTCCGAAATGGAAGCCTTCGACATCGATACGCCTGAAGACTTTAAACGGGCGGAAGAGTATGTGCATCAGCACACACAGGGCAACTGCAGCGAAATATAGAAGGTTTATTTTCAGCCGCTTACATCGCGCGGCTAAAAAACACTGCGAGTTTGCCTACCGACAAACATCGCAGATTGTATGTACGCTATCGCGTACTAATTGAACAACTTCCAAAGTTGATACTTTGTTCAGTTGTTCAATTTTAAGGAAGGTATACCTTCGACGTTCCTTTACCGTCCTAACCGGAACATGAGTGTTTTACCCCGGATCATAACCAGTGAAATACTTTCCATGCCGGGAACACTTTCTGCTGCCGAGTAGACGATATTTTCCATATCTTCCACTCTGCCGAAATATTGTACTGCGTACTTTGTTTGAGCGGTAGATTGATACACAACCCGTATTGTTTCGACTTTAGTGTTCAATACATTTCGGAACTTGTTCATCAGTTTACTGTCGGAACTATTGTTAATAGTAATTTCATACCGAATACCTTGTGCATAATCCCGCACCAATGCTTTTTTCGCTTGATCAACGGCAACACTCATTGCTTTAAAGACCGTTGACTTTATCGCGTTCTGTGCCGCAGCTTCGGTACTTCCGCGGTCGAACGTCTTAGGACTGCTATAGGGTACAGCGCCGAGTAATTCTCCCGTAGACGGATTGTACATTTTCAAGTTAACTTCAGCTTGAGCATAGTAACCGCCTGTTTCTCGGCCGCCCTGCACAAAACCGTCCACTTCAATATAAACATCAGCGCCAAGTTTTTGCGCAATCCACTGTACAACCGAAAGATCAGCCGTATCAGGTTCTTGAGTAAACAGCGTAGCACTATCTGATTTTAATGCTTCTACCGCGGCATAATCAACGGCACGGTACCCATTGTCAAGCAGGTAT from Treponema vincentii harbors:
- a CDS encoding NTP transferase domain-containing protein — translated: MMPSNMQTISTVSENNNTGSPIKLPTAILLAGGLSTRMGCCKQLLPLCGKPLIGYVIETLLEAGITHLVITVNAETQQPITKMIAQLTQIKSTQKPPVHNGCQKSLDAGNATRQSFHCDIAFNPDPARGQGHSAALAVQAACRGYAEALAVNTAAPLHHPSGFLFCTADQPFLQADSIRDLCTVFQNNPNHIVSAAFNGKHCSPVIFPAALAGELSRLDGSIGGRTVMNAHPDLILPSPLRSEMEAFDIDTPEDFKRAEEYVHQHTQGNCSEI
- a CDS encoding nucleoside-triphosphatase; its protein translation is MSILPHKNKPSNDPDNFDAGRPIVSELGKRIFFVTGERGCGKSTFLAALIQKFNLQPSGFITKREAPPECAVYMHQVVTGTARYRYTTGNKVGICPQQKPVGFAPVFDTFGVMCLKQAKEVILSSIGGEHSDADCDAASLSPTLPVILMDELGFMEAEADFFFRTVCDLLSDSRYYIIGVVKPRGTRFLSVLEHKPEAVVFHLTVQNRAELYERLGRAQSFASFLDTAEIGVPNDNK